One window of Campylobacter avium LMG 24591 genomic DNA carries:
- a CDS encoding transporter substrate-binding domain-containing protein translates to MKKISYFIATLFIGVLLAACSSEQSSSSANTMEAVKARGTLVVGVKKDAPKFALLNPNTNQIEGFEIDMAKLLAKEILGDENKIKLEPVTAKTRGPLLDNGTLDVVIATFTITEERKKTYNFSKPYYSDPIGFLVLKENGFTDFKSLNGKVIGVAQSATTNAVVARVAKELGITVDIKEFPDYPSLKAALDSKRIDAFSVDKSILRGYLDDSNEILADSLDPQEYGIVTRKSDEAWSKFVNDFVANNAQKIDELAVKWDLK, encoded by the coding sequence ATGAAAAAAATTTCTTATTTTATCGCAACTCTTTTTATAGGAGTTTTGCTGGCAGCTTGTTCGTCAGAGCAAAGTTCTAGTAGTGCTAACACAATGGAAGCTGTTAAAGCTAGAGGAACTTTAGTTGTTGGAGTGAAAAAGGACGCACCTAAATTTGCGCTTTTAAATCCTAATACAAATCAAATAGAAGGCTTTGAAATCGATATGGCAAAGCTACTTGCAAAAGAAATTTTAGGCGATGAAAATAAAATCAAACTAGAACCTGTTACTGCTAAAACCAGAGGGCCATTACTTGACAACGGAACATTAGATGTTGTTATAGCGACCTTTACCATAACAGAAGAAAGAAAAAAGACTTATAATTTTTCTAAACCTTACTATAGCGATCCTATAGGGTTTTTGGTTTTAAAAGAAAATGGTTTTACTGACTTTAAAAGCTTAAATGGCAAGGTTATCGGCGTGGCACAGTCAGCTACCACAAATGCAGTTGTAGCAAGAGTTGCTAAGGAGCTTGGCATAACTGTTGATATAAAAGAATTTCCAGATTACCCTTCTTTAAAAGCAGCTTTGGATTCAAAAAGAATAGACGCTTTTTCAGTTGATAAGTCTATCTTAAGAGGATATTTAGATGATAGCAACGAAATTTTAGCAGATAGCCTAGACCCTCAAGAATACGGCATAGTAACAAGAAAAAGTGATGAGGCTTGGAGCAAGTTTGTAAATGACTTTGTTGCAAATAATGCTCAAAAGATAGACGAACTAGCTGTTAAATGGGATTTAAAATAA
- a CDS encoding amino acid ABC transporter permease → MHLIDFYALLNGLYLTIVMAFFAAGGAIIFGSILAVLRNYGGFLSYFAGLYIEIFRNTPLLLWMYAACFVLPVLFKIPANYAVLGTIGLFLYTTSVMAEIIRGGLNAIPKGQFEAAQSQGFSFTFTLWYIIFPQCFRKVTPTILSQCVTTIKDTSFLAALNVAELTNVSKDIISRLKNFDDIISVFITVAGLYFIVCFSLSVLVRYLSRHNKF, encoded by the coding sequence ATGCACTTGATTGACTTTTATGCTTTATTAAACGGACTTTATCTTACCATAGTTATGGCATTTTTTGCGGCTGGCGGGGCTATAATATTTGGCTCTATTTTGGCTGTACTTAGAAACTACGGCGGATTTTTATCTTATTTTGCAGGCCTTTATATAGAAATTTTTAGAAATACTCCTTTGCTTTTGTGGATGTATGCGGCTTGTTTTGTCTTGCCTGTGCTTTTTAAAATTCCAGCAAACTACGCTGTTCTAGGTACGATAGGCTTGTTTTTGTATACTACTTCTGTTATGGCCGAGATTATAAGAGGTGGTTTAAATGCCATTCCAAAAGGTCAGTTTGAAGCGGCACAGTCACAAGGCTTTAGCTTTACTTTTACCTTGTGGTATATAATCTTTCCGCAGTGCTTTAGGAAGGTAACCCCAACCATACTTTCTCAGTGTGTAACTACTATAAAAGATACATCCTTTCTAGCAGCCTTAAATGTCGCTGAGCTTACGAATGTATCAAAGGATATAATAAGCAGGTTAAAAAACTTTGACGATATTATAAGTGTTTTTATAACGGTTGCTGGGCTTTATTTTATAGTGTGTTTTTCTTTATCAGTCTTAGTAAGATACTTATCAAGGCACAATAAATTTTAA
- the mqnP gene encoding menaquinone biosynthesis prenyltransferase MqnP, with the protein MKELYRKIDTLLELVVFKHSIFALPFLFVSILVASKMANDSLWFGFKLLFLALICAVSARNFAMATNRFLDEDIDKDNPRCQNRPNISGKIDRFSVLIFILVNAFIFIISSYFINSLAFYLSFLVLLILGAYSTFKRFSSLAHFVLGFCLGLASIAGSVIILGKIELYSVLLCLGISFWTAGFDLLYSLQDIDYDREKNLFSVPAKFGVQATLFMSACSHALAVVFWLLFAYIAKLGIISFVGIALCAVILFFEQRIVRKNFEHIDRAFFTLNGYLSILFLIFVWVDLLWN; encoded by the coding sequence ATGAAAGAACTTTACAGGAAAATTGATACCTTACTTGAGCTTGTCGTATTTAAGCATTCAATCTTTGCATTACCTTTTTTATTTGTCTCGATTTTAGTGGCCTCTAAAATGGCGAATGACAGCCTTTGGTTTGGCTTTAAACTTTTATTTTTGGCTCTCATTTGTGCTGTTAGTGCTAGAAATTTCGCCATGGCTACAAATAGATTTTTAGATGAGGATATCGACAAGGACAATCCTCGTTGTCAAAACAGGCCAAATATAAGCGGAAAGATAGATAGATTTAGCGTTTTGATTTTTATACTTGTAAATGCTTTTATTTTCATCATAAGTTCGTATTTTATAAACTCTCTAGCCTTCTATCTTTCTTTTTTAGTGCTTTTGATACTTGGTGCTTACTCTACCTTTAAAAGATTTTCATCTTTAGCGCATTTTGTTTTAGGCTTTTGTTTAGGGCTTGCTTCCATAGCTGGAAGCGTTATAATTTTGGGCAAAATAGAACTTTACAGCGTACTTTTATGTCTTGGCATAAGCTTTTGGACGGCTGGCTTTGACCTGCTTTACAGCTTGCAAGACATAGACTATGATAGAGAGAAAAATCTCTTTTCAGTCCCTGCTAAATTTGGAGTTCAAGCAACGCTTTTCATGTCAGCTTGTTCTCATGCTTTGGCTGTAGTGTTTTGGCTACTTTTTGCATACATAGCTAAGCTTGGCATTATAAGCTTTGTTGGTATAGCACTTTGTGCCGTGATTTTGTTCTTTGAACAAAGGATAGTAAGAAAAAATTTCGAGCACATAGACAGGGCTTTTTTTACTCTTAATGGCTATTTAAGCATTTTATTTCTTATCTTTGTTTGGGTGGATTTGCTGTGGAATTAA
- the miaA gene encoding tRNA (adenosine(37)-N6)-dimethylallyltransferase MiaA has protein sequence MFFEFAILASTASGKSALAHNLALKHKACILSLDSLCVYKEINIASAKPSLEQLNEVRYFGVNLLSVDENFNVALFFNEYERAKAHAKAHNQALIIVGGTSFYLRALMQGLSQKVEDVDCKLSNDELFALVKKIDKNAKIEKNDTYRLKKWFSIYERTKEIPSLYLERTLKKALIEKLQIFDLNLQKDRVLNNIKQRTKSMIENGLIEEARALFNKYDANLKPLKSIGLKECKDFLDEKISKEELELLINTHTAQLAKRQRTFNKKFSSTKINENAFEEISLWIEKLRSGRV, from the coding sequence ATGTTTTTTGAATTTGCTATTTTAGCTAGTACAGCAAGTGGCAAAAGTGCTCTAGCTCATAATTTAGCCTTAAAACATAAAGCTTGCATATTAAGCCTTGATAGTTTATGTGTTTATAAAGAAATCAACATAGCTTCAGCCAAGCCAAGCTTAGAACAGCTAAATGAGGTAAGGTATTTTGGCGTGAATTTATTAAGTGTTGATGAAAATTTTAATGTAGCTTTGTTTTTTAACGAGTATGAAAGAGCCAAAGCTCACGCAAAGGCACACAATCAAGCATTGATTATAGTAGGAGGCACTAGCTTTTATCTAAGGGCTTTAATGCAAGGACTTAGTCAAAAGGTAGAGGATGTTGATTGCAAGTTAAGCAATGATGAGCTTTTTGCCCTGGTAAAAAAGATAGATAAAAATGCGAAAATAGAAAAAAACGATACATATAGGCTTAAAAAATGGTTTAGCATATATGAAAGAACCAAAGAAATTCCAAGCCTTTATCTTGAAAGAACCTTGAAAAAGGCCTTGATTGAAAAATTGCAAATTTTTGATTTAAATTTACAAAAAGACAGGGTTTTAAACAACATAAAACAAAGAACAAAAAGCATGATTGAAAATGGCTTGATTGAGGAGGCAAGAGCTTTATTTAACAAATACGACGCGAATTTAAAGCCGCTAAAATCAATCGGATTAAAAGAATGTAAAGATTTTTTAGATGAAAAAATTTCAAAAGAGGAACTAGAGCTTTTAATCAACACCCACACAGCACAACTTGCAAAAAGGCAAAGAACCTTTAATAAAAAATTTAGCAGCACAAAGATAAACGAAAACGCCTTTGAAGAGATAAGCTTGTGGATAGAAAAGTTAAGGAGCGGTAGGGTTTAA
- the rsmD gene encoding 16S rRNA (guanine(966)-N(2))-methyltransferase RsmD gives MKLFANISFGKFKGKKLLLPDLSTTRSTKSIVRECVFNSLQNELKNSTFIECFGGSALMAASALSAYAKKAYVIELDKKAYDIAYKNAKSLDDEAIKVLQGDCFLLLPSLLEEKDIILYLDPPFDIRENFKDIYEKIYKFLEKIDTKNVKGFVLEHYSKHESPQRLKDFSRKKFKSFGKTSLSFYFKHTSF, from the coding sequence ATGAAACTTTTTGCTAATATAAGCTTTGGTAAATTTAAGGGCAAAAAGCTTTTATTGCCAGATTTAAGCACTACAAGAAGCACAAAGTCCATAGTAAGAGAATGCGTTTTTAACAGCTTGCAAAATGAGCTAAAAAATTCTACCTTTATAGAATGCTTTGGCGGAAGTGCCTTAATGGCGGCTAGTGCTTTGAGTGCTTATGCTAAAAAAGCTTACGTTATAGAGCTTGATAAAAAAGCTTATGATATAGCTTATAAAAATGCTAAAAGCTTAGATGATGAAGCTATAAAGGTTTTGCAAGGAGACTGCTTTTTACTTTTGCCTAGCTTACTTGAGGAAAAAGACATCATACTTTATCTTGATCCACCCTTTGATATAAGAGAAAATTTCAAAGATATATATGAAAAAATTTACAAGTTTTTAGAAAAAATAGATACAAAAAATGTAAAGGGCTTCGTGCTAGAACACTACAGCAAACACGAAAGCCCACAAAGGCTAAAGGATTTTAGCAGAAAAAAATTTAAAAGCTTTGGAAAGACTAGCCTTTCTTTTTATTTTAAGCATACTTCTTTTTAA
- a CDS encoding helix-turn-helix transcriptional regulator, with the protein MSEDLLYLIFVFVLILALVAYVFIKDKENSINIKKLESAVEDLNKSIHYIRKDLDEKNYTVDMNSYTKEIKEEINFLLDKEVNSKILPILKSLKGFENVIEEFQNEQENRLTNLEQKTQNMGKLTPSYENEEQKIVDLFQKGKSIEQIAKDLRISTGNVEFTLKLKKLLE; encoded by the coding sequence ATGAGTGAGGATTTGTTGTATTTGATTTTTGTTTTTGTGTTAATACTTGCTCTTGTGGCTTATGTTTTCATAAAGGATAAGGAAAATTCTATAAATATCAAAAAACTTGAAAGCGCGGTTGAAGACCTAAACAAAAGCATTCATTATATAAGAAAAGATTTGGATGAAAAAAACTACACAGTTGATATGAACTCATACACAAAGGAAATAAAAGAGGAGATTAATTTCTTGCTAGATAAGGAAGTAAATAGCAAGATCTTACCTATTTTAAAGAGTTTAAAAGGTTTTGAAAATGTCATAGAGGAATTTCAAAATGAGCAAGAAAATCGCCTTACAAACCTTGAACAAAAAACGCAAAATATGGGCAAGCTCACCCCAAGCTACGAAAATGAGGAACAAAAGATAGTTGATTTATTCCAAAAAGGAAAAAGCATAGAACAAATAGCTAAGGATTTAAGGATTAGCACGGGAAATGTTGAATTTACATTAAAGCTCAAAAAATTATTGGAATAA
- the serC gene encoding phosphoserine transaminase, with amino-acid sequence MRVINFSAGPSTLPLEVLKEAQDELLSYKGKGFSIMEISHRTKLFEEVHFEAMQNVKSLYKLSDDYEVLFLQGGASLQFAMVPMNLSLNGVCEYVNTGVWTKKAIKEAKILNVNLNVVASSEEDNFSHIPDVKFSDNADYAYICSNNTIYGTQYQSYPDTKAPLVVDASSDFFSKEVDFKNIALFYGGTQKNAGISGLACVIIRKDMLERSASKNLPSMLKYSIHNENKSLFNTPNTFAIYIFALEMRWLLKQGGLAKIDENNKAKANLLYECIDSSEGFYTGFARKEDRSLMNVSFKSKNAELDALFVKEAEANSMLGLKGHRLLGGLRASIYNAITLEQVKELCAFMNEFKKKYA; translated from the coding sequence ATGAGAGTGATAAATTTCAGTGCAGGACCATCAACCCTACCGCTAGAAGTCTTAAAAGAGGCACAAGATGAGCTTTTAAGCTATAAGGGCAAGGGCTTTTCGATAATGGAGATAAGCCATAGAACTAAACTTTTTGAGGAAGTGCATTTTGAGGCTATGCAAAATGTAAAGAGTTTATATAAGCTTAGCGATGATTATGAGGTTTTGTTTTTACAAGGTGGAGCGTCTTTGCAGTTTGCTATGGTACCTATGAATTTGAGCTTAAACGGAGTTTGTGAGTATGTAAATACGGGAGTTTGGACAAAAAAGGCTATAAAAGAGGCTAAAATTTTAAATGTAAATTTAAATGTTGTAGCAAGTAGCGAGGAGGATAATTTTTCACATATACCTGATGTTAAATTTAGCGATAATGCTGATTATGCTTATATTTGTTCTAATAATACAATTTATGGCACCCAGTATCAAAGCTATCCAGACACTAAAGCACCTTTGGTAGTGGATGCTTCAAGTGATTTTTTCTCAAAGGAAGTTGATTTTAAAAATATAGCTCTTTTTTATGGAGGCACTCAAAAAAACGCAGGAATTTCAGGACTTGCCTGTGTCATCATAAGAAAGGATATGCTAGAAAGAAGTGCTAGCAAAAACCTGCCTTCTATGCTAAAATACAGCATTCACAACGAAAACAAGTCCCTTTTTAACACTCCAAACACCTTTGCCATATATATTTTTGCTCTTGAGATGAGATGGCTTTTAAAACAAGGTGGGCTTGCGAAGATAGATGAAAATAACAAAGCTAAGGCAAACTTACTTTATGAGTGCATAGATAGTAGTGAGGGCTTTTATACCGGCTTTGCAAGAAAAGAGGATAGATCTCTTATGAATGTTAGCTTTAAGAGTAAAAATGCTGAGTTAGACGCTTTGTTTGTAAAAGAAGCAGAGGCAAATTCTATGCTTGGTCTAAAGGGACACAGACTACTTGGAGGGCTTAGAGCTAGTATTTATAATGCCATTACTTTAGAGCAGGTAAAAGAGCTTTGTGCTTTTATGAATGAGTTTAAAAAGAAGTATGCTTAA
- the moaA gene encoding GTP 3',8-cyclase MoaA, whose translation MLVDSYSRTIDYLRVSVTSNCNFRCLYCMPKIPFDTKFNEDALSFDELFCFIKMAIDAGIKKIRITGGEPLLRDDLHTFIRMIFSYKNTVDLALTTNAFLLKQKAKDLKDAGLKRINISLDSLKACKLKKIAQKDILDTVLSSIDEAIRLGFIVKLNTVVLKGFNDDELIDLLEYARSKNIQIRFIEFMENTHAYGQLKGLNETQIKEILAKKYKISQKEKDNKSPVNLYTADDYTFGIINPHSSNFCTTCNRIRLTAEGFLVPCLYFDEALSIKEAVKNKDIKKASEILYTVIKNKPEKNKWGEENEEISSRAFYQTGG comes from the coding sequence ATGCTAGTAGATTCTTACTCAAGAACTATAGATTATTTAAGAGTTTCAGTAACTAGCAACTGTAATTTTAGATGTCTTTACTGTATGCCAAAAATTCCCTTTGATACCAAATTTAATGAGGATGCGCTAAGCTTTGATGAGCTTTTTTGCTTTATAAAAATGGCCATTGATGCTGGGATTAAAAAGATAAGAATTACAGGCGGAGAACCCCTGCTAAGAGATGATTTGCATACTTTTATCAGGATGATTTTTTCTTATAAAAACACTGTTGATTTAGCCCTTACTACAAATGCTTTTTTGCTAAAACAAAAGGCTAAAGACCTAAAAGACGCAGGGCTTAAGAGAATTAACATCTCTCTTGATTCCCTTAAGGCTTGCAAGCTTAAAAAAATCGCACAAAAAGATATTTTAGACACCGTTTTAAGCTCTATCGATGAGGCTATAAGGCTTGGTTTTATAGTGAAGCTAAATACTGTTGTTTTAAAGGGCTTTAACGATGATGAGCTTATTGACTTACTTGAGTATGCAAGGTCTAAAAATATACAAATTCGCTTTATAGAATTTATGGAAAACACTCACGCTTACGGCCAACTTAAAGGCCTAAATGAAACACAAATCAAAGAAATTCTAGCTAAAAAATACAAAATTTCACAAAAAGAAAAAGATAACAAATCGCCCGTAAATCTTTACACAGCAGATGATTACACCTTTGGGATAATCAATCCACATAGTTCTAATTTTTGCACCACTTGCAACAGAATTCGCCTAACTGCTGAGGGTTTTTTGGTACCTTGTTTGTATTTTGATGAGGCTTTAAGCATAAAGGAAGCCGTTAAAAACAAAGATATTAAAAAGGCTAGTGAAATTTTATACACAGTTATTAAAAACAAGCCCGAAAAAAACAAATGGGGCGAGGAAAATGAGGAAATTTCCTCAAGAGCCTTTTATCAAACGGGTGGCTAA
- a CDS encoding amino acid ABC transporter ATP-binding protein — MIKLENVNKYFDKHHVLKDINLTIQEGEKLVIVGPSGSGKSTTIRCMNGLEEVSSGKVIINDIELNHKTKLTICQKYCAMVFQHFNLYPHMTVLQNLTLAPIKLQKRSKKEAEEIAYKYLKVVGLESKAGAYPSSLSGGQQQRVAIARSLCTQKKIILFDEPTSALDPETVQEVLDVMRTISHEKGTTMVVVTHEMGFAKEVADRVIFMEDGKIIESDTPKNFFENPKNERTKIFLSKILTH; from the coding sequence TTGATAAAACTTGAAAATGTTAATAAATACTTTGACAAACATCATGTCTTAAAAGATATAAATCTTACCATACAAGAAGGCGAAAAGTTGGTTATAGTAGGGCCTAGCGGCTCTGGTAAAAGCACCACTATAAGATGTATGAACGGCTTAGAAGAGGTAAGTAGCGGCAAGGTGATTATCAACGACATAGAGCTTAACCATAAAACAAAGCTCACCATATGTCAGAAATACTGCGCCATGGTTTTTCAGCATTTTAATCTTTATCCACATATGACGGTTTTGCAAAATTTAACCCTAGCACCTATAAAACTTCAAAAAAGAAGTAAAAAAGAGGCCGAGGAAATAGCTTATAAGTATCTAAAAGTGGTTGGTTTGGAATCTAAAGCTGGTGCGTATCCTAGCTCTTTAAGCGGCGGGCAACAACAACGCGTGGCTATTGCAAGGTCGCTTTGCACGCAAAAAAAGATTATTTTGTTTGACGAGCCAACTTCTGCGCTTGACCCTGAGACCGTGCAAGAAGTTCTTGATGTTATGAGGACTATATCACATGAAAAAGGTACAACTATGGTTGTGGTTACTCATGAAATGGGCTTTGCTAAAGAGGTTGCTGACAGGGTAATTTTTATGGAGGACGGCAAGATTATAGAAAGCGATACTCCTAAAAATTTCTTTGAAAACCCGAAAAATGAAAGAACAAAGATATTTTTAAGTAAAATTTTAACTCATTGA
- a CDS encoding amino acid ABC transporter permease, translating to MDNSPFALWRWADTLAHIDIFVDGFLYTLTVAFLALCISLLLGIFHALLATSRIKIFVLWARVYVEFFQNTPLLINLFFLYLVLPVVPYVGVTLDVFTIGVIGIGVYHGAYMSEVIRSGILSIPKGQFEAAQSQGFNYTQTMFYIILPQTLKIILPPSTNQAVNLIKNTSVLAIITGAELMYRVDSYAQSSLNYAPAYIIAGLFYFSICYCLSFLVRIYENKLKRV from the coding sequence TTGGACAACTCACCTTTTGCGCTTTGGCGTTGGGCTGATACCTTAGCACACATTGATATTTTTGTAGACGGCTTTTTATATACGCTGACTGTGGCTTTTTTGGCTCTTTGTATATCCTTGCTTTTGGGTATATTTCATGCTTTGTTAGCCACTTCTAGGATAAAGATATTTGTGCTTTGGGCTAGGGTTTATGTTGAGTTTTTCCAAAACACTCCTTTGCTTATAAATTTATTTTTTCTATATCTTGTCTTGCCTGTCGTGCCTTATGTTGGCGTAACTTTAGATGTTTTTACTATAGGTGTGATAGGCATTGGAGTGTATCATGGTGCTTACATGAGCGAGGTTATACGAAGTGGAATTTTATCTATCCCAAAAGGTCAGTTTGAAGCGGCACAGTCGCAAGGCTTTAACTATACTCAAACTATGTTTTACATCATATTGCCTCAGACGCTCAAGATTATTTTACCTCCCTCGACAAATCAAGCTGTAAATTTGATAAAAAACACCTCGGTTCTAGCTATCATAACCGGTGCAGAGCTTATGTATAGGGTGGATTCTTACGCACAGTCTAGCTTAAATTACGCTCCTGCTTATATCATAGCCGGGCTTTTTTATTTTAGCATTTGTTACTGCTTGTCTTTTCTTGTGCGAATTTATGAAAATAAGCTTAAAAGGGTTTAA
- a CDS encoding ornithine carbamoyltransferase, which yields MKIALECKDIILEKTLMLFLKDFLVLKKECDFLVCDEKLDINKPQFLINKYSQHLSLPFSKDELLSSLQKFDESLKELALKLAEEKKKILEDRIEKIADEFRKAYQQDIDNAISKLKQTLINAINEKI from the coding sequence ATGAAAATAGCCTTAGAATGCAAAGATATAATCTTAGAAAAAACGCTTATGCTGTTTTTAAAAGATTTTTTAGTGCTTAAGAAAGAATGTGATTTTTTGGTTTGTGATGAAAAGCTAGATATAAACAAACCTCAATTTTTAATCAACAAGTATTCCCAGCACCTCTCACTGCCCTTTAGCAAAGATGAGCTTTTAAGCTCTTTGCAAAAATTTGATGAAAGTTTGAAAGAACTAGCCCTAAAACTAGCGGAAGAAAAAAAGAAAATTTTAGAAGATAGGATAGAAAAAATCGCCGATGAATTTAGGAAAGCTTATCAACAAGATATAGATAATGCCATATCAAAACTAAAGCAAACCCTTATAAATGCTATAAATGAAAAGATATGA